From Plasmodium brasilianum strain Bolivian I chromosome 2, whole genome shotgun sequence, one genomic window encodes:
- a CDS encoding DNA-directed RNA polymerase II subunit RPB9, whose protein sequence is MAEVTFCEECNNILYSRSDRKNKKLIYVCRSCEYISHKQNEENNIVARINYNYNRKEDIYIHPETKNDPALGRVRDWTCKQCGNNEAVFLQLPEKISYNPMALIYVCTDKHCHYWEKEIQPMSEDQLYNRSDLSTDSSEERELRTYVKQEIGVEVDEKEGNKKKRKKLKKVNADNGEEIKEAEQEDGDKNENVDEDEDEEKKEENRLKQELYNIIKTNEKEHSEHIDIKEENESDVDEYFCE, encoded by the exons atGGCTGAAGTGACTTTCTGTGAAGAGTGTAATAATATCTTATACTCCAGGAGTGAtcgaaaaaacaaaaagctaatatatgtatgtaggAGTTGCGAGTACATATCacataaacaaaatgaagaGAATAACATAGTTGCTAGGATAAACTATAACTACAACAGGAA AGaagatatatacattcacCCCGAAACGAAAAACGACCCCGCGCTAGGTCGAGTACGTGACTGGACGTGCAAACAATGCGGAAACAACGAAGCGGTATTTTTGCAGTTACCAGAAAAGATCAGTTACAACCCTATGGCATTGATTTATGTGTGTACTGATAAGCATTGTCATTACTGGGAGAAAGAAATACAGCCTATGAGTGAAGACCAGTTATATAATAGAAGTGATCTGTCCACAGATTCATCCGAGGAAAGAGAGTTGAGAACATACGTTAAACAGGAGATAGGTGTAGAAGTAGatgaaaaagaaggaaataaaaaaaagaggaagaaattgaaaaaagtaaatgcTGATAATGGGgaggaaataaaagaagcAGAACAAGAAGATGGCGATAAGAATGAGAATGTGGATGAAGACGAggatgaggaaaaaaaagaagaaaatcgACTGAAACAGGAGctatacaatataataaagacaaatgaaaaagagcATAGTGAACATATAGACATAAAGGAGGAAAATGAAAGTGATGTAGATGAGTATTTTTGTGAATaa